A region from the Deltaproteobacteria bacterium genome encodes:
- a CDS encoding DUF4388 domain-containing protein, translating into MVSPTAAAGKAYALKFISGKYQGGEFPLKSDKQIIVGRSSELDMVLVEDMVSRKHAKIVVSGGKVTIEDLGSTNGTFVNGEKVKQARLKEGDRILIGTSILKLVVSTNTAETTDAQIKAQLEQAAAAAASRQSKNSSMTGKIEEVPLPDLLQLFQTSKKNGMLVVRNEHEGRIYMRQGKVFYAVIDQNHDLGPQKSFFRIITWEQGDFELVAADQNEFMVELEESTEALLMEGLRQLDEMRRLHGELPASTSALQIALPLEPPLRDLSAEQLDLIQLVLNHGTMQGVLDKSPLSDLEVSQGLVMLLKKHYVQAV; encoded by the coding sequence ATGGTCAGCCCGACCGCGGCCGCCGGCAAGGCGTACGCCCTCAAATTCATCTCGGGGAAGTACCAGGGCGGCGAGTTCCCGCTGAAGTCCGACAAGCAGATCATCGTCGGGCGCTCGAGCGAGCTCGACATGGTGCTCGTGGAGGACATGGTCTCGCGCAAGCACGCGAAGATCGTCGTCTCCGGCGGCAAGGTCACCATCGAGGACCTGGGCTCCACCAACGGCACCTTCGTCAACGGTGAGAAGGTGAAGCAGGCGCGCCTGAAGGAAGGCGACCGCATCCTCATCGGCACGTCGATCTTGAAGCTGGTGGTCTCCACCAACACCGCCGAGACGACCGACGCGCAGATCAAAGCCCAGCTCGAGCAGGCCGCCGCGGCGGCCGCGAGCCGCCAGAGCAAGAACTCGTCGATGACGGGCAAGATCGAGGAGGTTCCCCTCCCCGACCTCTTGCAGCTGTTCCAGACCAGCAAGAAGAACGGAATGCTCGTGGTGCGCAACGAGCACGAGGGCCGCATCTACATGCGGCAGGGCAAGGTCTTCTACGCGGTCATCGACCAGAACCACGACCTTGGCCCGCAGAAGAGCTTCTTCCGGATCATCACCTGGGAGCAGGGCGACTTCGAGCTGGTGGCCGCCGACCAGAACGAGTTCATGGTGGAGCTGGAGGAGAGCACCGAGGCCCTGCTGATGGAGGGCCTGCGCCAGCTCGATGAGATGCGCCGCCTGCACGGCGAGCTGCCCGCCTCGACGTCGGCGCTGCAGATCGCGCTGCCGCTGGAGCCGCCGCTCCGCGACCTGTCCGCCGAGCAGCTCGACTTGATCCAGCTGGTGCTCAACCACGGCACCATGCAGGGCGTGCTCGACAAGAGCCCCTTGAGCGACCTCGAGGTCAGTCAGGGCCTGGTGATGCTGCTCAAGAAGCACTACGTGCAGGCCGTCTAA
- a CDS encoding glycosyltransferase, protein MPVKDARDTVDEAVASTLADLPHEAELIVVDDRCRDGTSEKLQEWARRDARVKVVEGPGRGISAALNAGLSQCRAPLVARMDADDVWLTGRWAAQNKAMREVGLAAVGGRVEIFGAGELRDGMRHYQAWLDGLHASDEIYRDRYVESPLVHPATLIRKSALEAVGGWREGDFPEDYALWLALLERGLRLGSVTERVLRWRDSGHRLTRTDARYRLEAHAALKAEHLAREPFVKGGVRLAGAGPTGLRLARLLRARGVAIRGYVEVHPRKIGQRIEGVEVVGYESLGAPDGVHLLVAVGAKGGRQQVREFLEPRGWLETRDFTCVA, encoded by the coding sequence ATGCCGGTGAAGGACGCCCGGGACACCGTCGACGAGGCGGTAGCGTCCACGCTCGCCGATCTGCCGCATGAGGCCGAGCTCATCGTCGTCGACGACCGGTGTCGCGATGGCACTTCAGAGAAGCTCCAGGAATGGGCTCGGCGCGATGCGCGGGTGAAGGTCGTCGAAGGCCCGGGGCGCGGGATCTCGGCCGCGCTCAATGCCGGGCTCAGCCAGTGCCGGGCGCCGCTCGTCGCGCGCATGGACGCCGACGACGTCTGGCTCACGGGTCGCTGGGCCGCGCAGAACAAGGCGATGCGTGAGGTCGGGCTCGCGGCGGTGGGCGGGCGCGTGGAGATCTTCGGTGCAGGCGAGCTGCGCGACGGCATGCGCCACTACCAGGCCTGGCTCGATGGCCTGCATGCGTCGGACGAGATATATCGCGATCGCTACGTGGAGAGCCCGCTGGTGCATCCGGCGACGCTGATCCGAAAGAGCGCGCTGGAGGCCGTGGGCGGCTGGCGCGAGGGCGATTTTCCCGAGGACTACGCGCTCTGGCTGGCGCTCCTGGAGCGCGGCCTTCGGCTCGGGAGTGTGACCGAGCGGGTGCTGCGCTGGCGCGACTCCGGGCATCGGCTCACCCGCACCGACGCGCGCTATCGCCTCGAGGCCCACGCGGCACTCAAGGCCGAGCACCTCGCGCGCGAGCCGTTCGTGAAGGGCGGCGTGCGGCTCGCGGGGGCGGGTCCAACCGGGTTGCGGCTCGCGCGGTTGCTGCGCGCGCGCGGCGTGGCGATTCGCGGCTACGTGGAAGTGCACCCGCGCAAGATCGGCCAGCGCATCGAAGGCGTGGAGGTCGTGGGCTACGAATCGCTCGGCGCGCCGGATGGCGTGCACCTGCTCGTGGCCGTGGGCGCGAAGGGCGGCCGCCAACAGGTGCGCGAGTTCCTCGAGCCGCGCGGCTGGCTGGAGACCCGCGACTTCACCTGCGTGGCCTGA
- a CDS encoding tetratricopeptide repeat protein has translation MDEELRQWLTLGRGYFEQKQFAKAERYLSRLVERNQSFADVYNMLGVIYHDQGQFARSQRAFEAALRINPGYTEAALNLAVIYNDLGKYKEAREVYSQALERHQNAPGELDPVVRGKIANMYADIGDAYASSGLWDEAIEEYRRALKLGPSFVDIKLKLGHAFRDKGDPAGALQVYEEIVALQPHYLPGRIALGVGYYAMGRQKEAVGAWEAVLQMAPGHKSAEMYLALVRGAEAEKAEKAQKA, from the coding sequence ATGGACGAAGAACTGCGACAGTGGCTCACGCTTGGCCGCGGCTACTTCGAGCAGAAGCAGTTCGCGAAGGCGGAGCGCTACCTCTCGCGGCTGGTCGAGCGAAACCAGAGCTTCGCCGACGTCTACAACATGCTCGGCGTCATCTACCACGACCAGGGTCAGTTCGCCCGGAGCCAGCGGGCCTTCGAGGCCGCGCTGCGCATCAACCCCGGCTACACCGAAGCGGCCTTGAATCTGGCCGTCATCTACAATGACCTCGGCAAGTACAAGGAGGCCCGCGAGGTGTACTCGCAGGCCCTCGAGCGCCACCAGAACGCGCCCGGCGAGCTGGATCCGGTCGTCCGCGGCAAGATCGCAAACATGTACGCCGACATCGGCGACGCCTACGCCTCGAGCGGCTTGTGGGACGAGGCCATCGAGGAGTACCGCCGCGCGCTCAAGCTCGGCCCGAGCTTCGTCGACATCAAGCTCAAGCTCGGCCACGCCTTCCGCGACAAGGGCGATCCCGCGGGCGCGCTGCAGGTGTACGAGGAGATCGTCGCCCTGCAGCCGCACTACCTGCCCGGCCGCATCGCGCTGGGCGTGGGCTACTACGCCATGGGCCGCCAGAAAGAGGCGGTGGGCGCGTGGGAGGCGGTGCTGCAGATGGCGCCCGGCCACAAGAGCGCGGAGATGTACCTCGCGCTGGTGCGCGGCGCGGAAGCGGAGAAGGCGGAGAAGGCACAGAAGGCCTGA
- a CDS encoding amidophosphoribosyltransferase, protein MFDKFNDECGVFGVYGHPEAAHLTYLGLHALQHRGQESAGIVSTDAGRVHVHRGLGLVADVFSANELDKLPGQRAIGHVRYSTAGGGGIKNAQPFLVEYVSGPLAVAHNGNLVNADALKLELQHQGAIFQSTSDTETFVHLIARAKGPTLVDRITEALHRAQGAYALLFQSPEAMIGVRDPMGFRPLVLGRLRGAYVLSSETCALDLIEAEYLREIEPGEMVVIDERGLHSLRPFDAAPHLAKCIFEFIYFARPNSLLFGNSVYGVRKALGRQLAQENPVEADLVIPVPDSGTPAAVGYAEASKIPFGFGLVRSHYVGRTFIEPQQSIRHFGVKLKLSAVAEEIRGKRVVVVDDSLVRGTTSRKIVKMLRGAGAREVHLRISSPPTRWPCFYGIDTPTRQELIASNHAIDEIAKYVTADSLGYLSLAGLRQAAGAGGGFCDACFSGDYPVPLAKSQSDLVQAPAEVVKLNARADDDENRRVPRVRA, encoded by the coding sequence ATGTTCGACAAGTTCAACGACGAGTGCGGCGTCTTTGGCGTCTACGGCCACCCCGAGGCCGCGCACCTCACGTACCTGGGGCTCCACGCCCTGCAGCACCGCGGCCAGGAGTCGGCGGGCATTGTCTCCACCGATGCCGGGCGCGTGCACGTGCACCGCGGCCTGGGCCTGGTGGCCGACGTCTTCAGCGCCAACGAGCTCGACAAGCTGCCGGGCCAGCGCGCCATCGGCCACGTGCGCTACTCGACCGCGGGCGGCGGCGGCATCAAGAACGCCCAGCCGTTCCTCGTGGAATACGTCTCCGGGCCGCTCGCGGTGGCCCACAACGGAAACCTGGTGAACGCCGACGCGCTCAAGCTCGAGCTGCAGCACCAGGGCGCCATCTTCCAGAGCACCAGCGACACCGAGACCTTCGTCCACCTCATCGCTCGCGCCAAGGGGCCCACGCTGGTGGACCGCATCACCGAGGCGCTGCACCGCGCCCAGGGCGCCTACGCGCTGCTCTTCCAGAGCCCGGAGGCGATGATCGGCGTGCGCGATCCCATGGGCTTCCGGCCGCTGGTGCTGGGCCGGCTGCGCGGCGCCTACGTGCTCTCCAGCGAGACCTGCGCCCTGGACCTCATCGAGGCCGAGTACCTGCGCGAGATCGAGCCCGGGGAGATGGTGGTCATCGACGAGCGCGGGCTGCACTCGCTGCGCCCCTTCGACGCCGCGCCGCACCTGGCCAAGTGCATCTTCGAGTTCATCTACTTCGCGCGGCCCAACTCGCTGCTCTTCGGCAACAGCGTGTACGGCGTGCGCAAGGCGCTCGGTCGCCAGCTGGCGCAGGAGAACCCGGTCGAGGCCGACCTGGTCATCCCCGTTCCCGACTCGGGCACGCCGGCTGCCGTGGGCTACGCCGAGGCCTCGAAGATTCCGTTTGGCTTTGGCCTGGTGCGCAGCCACTACGTGGGCCGCACGTTCATCGAGCCGCAGCAGTCGATTCGCCACTTCGGCGTGAAGCTCAAGCTCTCCGCCGTGGCCGAGGAGATCCGCGGCAAGCGGGTGGTGGTGGTCGACGACTCGCTGGTGCGCGGCACCACCAGCCGCAAGATCGTGAAGATGCTCCGGGGCGCCGGCGCGCGCGAGGTGCACCTGCGCATCTCCAGCCCGCCCACCCGCTGGCCCTGCTTCTACGGCATCGACACGCCCACCCGGCAGGAGCTCATCGCCTCCAACCACGCCATCGACGAGATCGCCAAGTACGTCACCGCGGACTCGCTGGGCTACCTCTCGCTGGCCGGGCTGCGCCAGGCGGCGGGCGCCGGCGGCGGCTTCTGCGACGCGTGCTTCTCGGGCGACTACCCGGTGCCGCTGGCCAAGTCGCAGAGCGATCTGGTGCAGGCGCCCGCGGAGGTGGTGAAGCTCAACGCCCGCGCCGATGACGACGAGAACCGCCGCGTGCCCCGGGTGCGCGCATGA
- a CDS encoding BamA/TamA family outer membrane protein, whose product MAALLLDACSHATPPPGQPELKHLDFTGNLALSNSAIAGRVATQADSWVPFSDARYLDRSVLQTDLRRIERLYQAHGFFDAKVTGFDEVPVEDQPDQVSVTIHIDEGQPSKITQLQLEGTESLPADMTQRLEGAVKELAIGKVFNEAAYEAAKAELATRLHNHGYAEASVEGKVEVDPAAHTAVITFNVAPGKTYVFGKVLVAGTQQVPRDKVAREVESAAPPGTLYSEKKLHDAQTNVFDLGVFSLAKVTRGAPDPSNGTVPLAADVTEAPFQTLRAGAGFGIERYRDEVHLLGRYTNRNFLGGLRKLDFDNKLAYVITSDVTTLIQGQSATGIGGYSSLTFTQPDVFLPHLDLELTGEIQRDIQVGYVYDSALASAALHKRIGRMWDFSFGANLQLIKLDTILDPRQLADSHAPQLATSCTEPSCFLLLEYLEQRIRLDLRDNPLRTRRGFLAELNLQEGGGPGASFQYLRVEPEIRFYIPLASNLVLAQRLQWGWMAELNKDANGNTMPTPLVQRFFAGGAESVRAYGARLMSPVAVVCRDTNPNVLARHCSQPGDFEAVPVGGDGLYTASTELRLEVTRTVGVVGFVDTGVVPISPFQIEAADIAVAPGLGFRYFTPFGPLRLDFAYRLPSFPPPGVALRLAPSQVVINYPPGVGVPFVSPGPTPRFNFQFSLEEAF is encoded by the coding sequence TTGGCGGCCCTCTTGCTCGACGCTTGCTCGCACGCCACGCCGCCGCCCGGCCAGCCCGAGCTCAAGCACCTCGACTTCACCGGCAACCTCGCGCTCTCCAACAGTGCGATCGCCGGGCGCGTCGCCACCCAGGCCGACTCGTGGGTGCCGTTCTCCGACGCGCGCTACCTCGACCGCAGTGTCCTGCAGACGGATCTGCGGCGGATCGAGCGCCTCTACCAGGCCCACGGCTTCTTCGACGCCAAGGTCACCGGCTTCGACGAAGTGCCTGTCGAGGATCAGCCGGATCAGGTGTCGGTCACCATCCACATCGACGAAGGACAGCCCTCGAAGATCACCCAGCTCCAGCTCGAGGGCACCGAGTCGCTGCCCGCGGACATGACCCAGCGGCTCGAGGGCGCGGTGAAAGAGCTCGCCATCGGCAAGGTGTTCAACGAGGCCGCGTACGAGGCGGCGAAGGCGGAGCTCGCCACGCGCCTGCACAACCACGGCTACGCCGAAGCGAGCGTCGAAGGAAAAGTGGAGGTGGATCCGGCGGCGCACACCGCGGTGATCACCTTCAACGTCGCGCCGGGCAAGACGTACGTGTTCGGGAAAGTCCTCGTGGCCGGCACGCAGCAGGTGCCGCGCGACAAGGTGGCGCGCGAAGTGGAGTCGGCTGCGCCGCCGGGCACGCTGTACTCGGAGAAGAAGCTCCACGACGCGCAGACCAACGTCTTCGACCTGGGCGTGTTCTCGCTCGCCAAGGTCACGCGCGGCGCGCCGGATCCGTCGAATGGAACGGTGCCGCTCGCGGCCGACGTGACCGAGGCGCCCTTCCAGACCCTGCGCGCCGGCGCGGGCTTCGGCATCGAGCGCTACCGCGACGAGGTGCACCTCCTCGGCCGCTACACCAACCGCAACTTCCTCGGCGGGCTGCGCAAGCTCGACTTCGACAACAAGCTCGCCTACGTCATCACCAGCGACGTCACCACCCTGATCCAGGGCCAGTCGGCCACGGGCATCGGCGGCTACTCGTCGCTCACGTTCACCCAGCCCGACGTCTTCCTGCCGCACCTGGATCTCGAGCTTACCGGCGAGATCCAGCGCGACATTCAAGTCGGCTACGTCTACGACTCGGCGCTGGCTTCGGCTGCGCTGCACAAGCGCATCGGCCGGATGTGGGACTTCTCGTTCGGCGCGAACCTCCAGCTCATCAAGCTCGATACGATCCTGGATCCGCGGCAGCTCGCGGACAGCCACGCGCCCCAGCTCGCCACCAGCTGCACGGAGCCGAGCTGCTTCTTGTTGCTCGAGTACCTGGAGCAGCGGATCCGCTTGGATCTGCGCGACAACCCGCTCCGCACGCGGCGCGGGTTCCTCGCGGAGCTCAACCTGCAAGAGGGCGGTGGGCCGGGCGCGTCGTTCCAGTACCTGCGCGTGGAGCCGGAGATCCGCTTCTACATCCCGCTCGCGTCGAACCTGGTGCTCGCGCAGCGCCTTCAGTGGGGCTGGATGGCGGAGCTCAACAAGGACGCCAACGGCAACACCATGCCCACCCCGCTGGTGCAGCGCTTCTTCGCCGGTGGCGCGGAGAGCGTGCGTGCGTATGGCGCGCGCTTGATGTCGCCGGTGGCGGTGGTCTGTCGCGACACGAATCCGAACGTGCTCGCGCGACATTGCTCGCAGCCCGGAGATTTCGAAGCGGTGCCCGTGGGCGGCGACGGGCTCTACACCGCGTCGACGGAGCTCCGGCTCGAGGTGACGCGAACCGTCGGCGTGGTCGGCTTCGTGGACACCGGCGTGGTGCCCATCTCGCCCTTTCAAATCGAGGCCGCGGACATCGCCGTCGCGCCGGGTCTGGGCTTTCGCTACTTCACGCCCTTCGGGCCGCTGCGGCTCGACTTCGCGTACCGGCTGCCGAGCTTTCCCCCGCCCGGTGTGGCGCTGCGGCTCGCGCCGTCGCAGGTGGTCATCAACTACCCGCCCGGCGTGGGCGTGCCGTTCGTGTCGCCCGGCCCGACGCCGCGCTTCAACTTCCAGTTCTCGCTCGAGGAGGCGTTCTAG
- the bamD gene encoding outer membrane protein assembly factor BamD, whose amino-acid sequence MAHARPLVLAACLLAGCSTVSTSANGGGHAAFGADAKENYELGMKELDGKNYLEAQRFFEFVSAKFPYSSYSALADLASADLEYQQEKYVEAIDKYRSFIKLHPTHPKDGYAAFQVAMSYYEEMPSDFFILPNSAEKDQTDARNALSSFNEFLIQYPTNDLRPKAQEKVAELRHRLADHEMRIAAFYAQHDRPRAAAGRYETVLKDYAGAGFDGDAAIALYGVYVKLDEKDKGKAALEKLVKEHPDDPMVPKAKQLLGS is encoded by the coding sequence ATGGCCCACGCCCGTCCCCTCGTCCTCGCAGCTTGCTTGCTCGCCGGCTGCTCCACGGTGTCCACGTCCGCCAACGGCGGCGGGCACGCGGCCTTCGGCGCCGACGCCAAGGAGAACTACGAGCTGGGCATGAAGGAGCTCGACGGCAAGAACTACCTCGAGGCCCAGCGGTTCTTCGAGTTCGTCTCGGCCAAGTTTCCGTACTCGAGCTACTCGGCGCTGGCGGATCTGGCCTCGGCGGATCTGGAGTACCAGCAGGAGAAGTACGTCGAGGCCATCGACAAGTACCGCAGCTTCATCAAGCTCCACCCCACGCATCCCAAAGATGGCTACGCCGCGTTCCAGGTGGCGATGAGCTACTACGAGGAGATGCCGAGCGACTTCTTCATCCTGCCCAACTCGGCCGAGAAGGATCAGACCGACGCGCGCAATGCGCTGAGCTCGTTCAACGAGTTCCTGATCCAGTACCCGACCAACGATCTGCGGCCCAAGGCACAGGAGAAGGTGGCGGAGCTGCGTCACCGCCTGGCGGACCACGAGATGCGCATCGCGGCGTTCTACGCGCAGCACGACCGGCCGCGCGCGGCTGCGGGGCGCTACGAGACGGTGCTCAAGGATTATGCTGGCGCAGGCTTCGACGGCGACGCGGCGATCGCGCTCTATGGCGTCTACGTGAAGCTCGACGAGAAGGACAAAGGCAAGGCCGCGCTGGAGAAGCTGGTCAAGGAGCACCCTGATGATCCGATGGTGCCGAAGGCCAAGCAGCTCCTCGGTAGCTAA